The following proteins come from a genomic window of Pirellula staleyi DSM 6068:
- the chrA gene encoding chromate efflux transporter: MSDAREPMHVSYREAVGVWLRIAALSFGGPSSQIAVMHRILVDEKKWISESRFLHALNYCMLLPGPEAQQLATYIGWLLHGWIGGLTAGLLFIAPGFVSILALSIAYAMYQQQPAVLALLFGLKASMLVLVAAAVLRLGQKILSTPLLRTLAACSLVAIFFFEVPFPGIVLVAGLFGFVVGHFLPHQLTAPTHHAKTGVEPMHAADRAATQPAQVSLARTCAVVLLWLAIWSLPFVIVASSLGTRHVLFSEATLFSSAAIVTFGGAYSVLSYIAQQAVERYGWLKAPEMLDGLGMAETTPGPLIMVVQFVGFLAAYRNCGEMSPLLAGILGSVVTVWVTFAPCFLYIFAGAPYIELLRNNKRISHALAAITAAVLGVMTSLALWLTIQTLFAVKSEHHFGPVRYFTVDPASLSLGSLLITLVAGVLLFRYRLGIATTLGIALVLGIVCFYIGVK; the protein is encoded by the coding sequence ATGAGCGATGCTCGCGAGCCGATGCACGTTTCGTATCGCGAAGCTGTGGGGGTTTGGCTCCGCATTGCGGCCCTCAGCTTTGGTGGTCCAAGCAGCCAAATCGCGGTGATGCACCGCATTCTCGTCGACGAAAAGAAGTGGATCAGCGAGTCGCGATTTCTCCACGCCCTGAACTACTGCATGCTGCTGCCTGGCCCTGAGGCGCAGCAACTTGCCACCTACATCGGCTGGCTGCTACATGGCTGGATCGGCGGCCTCACCGCCGGCTTGCTTTTCATCGCGCCAGGCTTTGTTTCGATCCTCGCCCTGAGCATCGCCTATGCGATGTATCAGCAACAGCCCGCCGTGCTCGCGCTGCTGTTTGGTCTCAAAGCGTCGATGCTGGTTCTGGTGGCTGCTGCCGTGCTGCGTCTGGGGCAAAAAATTCTCTCGACACCTCTACTGCGCACCCTCGCAGCTTGCTCGCTCGTGGCGATCTTCTTTTTTGAAGTCCCGTTTCCTGGGATCGTGCTCGTCGCCGGACTCTTCGGTTTCGTCGTAGGGCACTTCCTACCGCATCAACTTACGGCTCCAACGCATCACGCCAAAACTGGCGTCGAACCGATGCATGCGGCCGATCGCGCAGCTACGCAGCCAGCGCAAGTCTCCCTCGCCAGAACCTGCGCTGTGGTGCTGCTGTGGCTGGCAATTTGGTCGTTACCGTTTGTGATCGTCGCGAGTTCGCTCGGCACCCGTCACGTCCTCTTCAGCGAGGCAACACTCTTCAGCAGTGCGGCGATCGTGACCTTTGGCGGAGCCTACTCGGTGCTGTCGTACATCGCCCAGCAAGCGGTCGAGCGCTACGGCTGGCTAAAGGCTCCCGAAATGCTCGATGGCCTGGGGATGGCAGAAACGACACCAGGCCCACTGATCATGGTGGTGCAGTTCGTTGGCTTTCTGGCTGCCTATCGCAACTGCGGAGAAATGTCTCCCCTGCTCGCTGGCATCTTGGGCTCGGTGGTCACCGTGTGGGTCACGTTTGCCCCTTGTTTTCTTTATATTTTCGCTGGTGCGCCGTACATCGAGCTCCTGCGAAATAACAAGCGAATCTCGCATGCACTCGCCGCCATCACCGCTGCGGTGCTCGGTGTGATGACCAGTCTCGCCCTCTGGCTGACGATCCAAACACTCTTCGCCGTCAAGTCCGAACATCACTTCGGCCCTGTGCGCTATTTCACCGTCGACCCAGCATCGCTGTCGCTCGGCTCGCTGCTGATCACGCTGGTGGCAGGTGTGCTACTTTTTCGCTATCGACTCGGCATCGCCACTACGCTGGGGATCGCGCTAGTGCTCGGCATCGTCTGCTTCTACATCGGCGTGAAATAA
- a CDS encoding SDR family oxidoreductase produces MPMSLAGRTVLVTGSTQGVGKSIALALARAGANLLVHGHLDNEAARSVVDEIRQLGRESDLIVADLMQPDLAGVEALFSRAIEKFPAIDTLVNNAGTFRDKPYLEMDLATYQQTMRLNVDAPYFLTQRFAQRWVTRKTQGRVLMVGSINGRLAEPTHTAYDTSKGAVETMIKSLCVSLAPLGIRVNGMAPGLVRTPLTNIIETDERFQRWMQLHTPNGDVPSSDACGGAAVFLLSDEAWHVHGQMLLVDGGMSAWQQPDMPDNFV; encoded by the coding sequence ATGCCGATGTCGCTTGCTGGTCGCACCGTTCTCGTCACCGGCTCCACCCAAGGGGTCGGTAAATCGATCGCCCTCGCGCTCGCTCGTGCGGGGGCCAATCTGCTGGTGCATGGGCACCTCGATAACGAAGCGGCACGCAGCGTCGTCGACGAGATTCGCCAGCTAGGCCGAGAGTCCGATCTGATCGTCGCCGACCTGATGCAGCCCGATCTGGCCGGGGTCGAAGCACTCTTCTCCCGCGCGATCGAAAAGTTCCCCGCGATCGATACGCTCGTGAACAACGCCGGTACGTTTCGCGATAAGCCGTACCTGGAGATGGATCTCGCGACCTATCAGCAAACAATGCGGCTGAATGTCGATGCGCCATACTTCCTGACGCAGCGATTTGCGCAGCGCTGGGTGACGCGCAAGACCCAAGGACGCGTGCTGATGGTCGGCTCGATCAATGGTCGACTCGCCGAACCGACGCACACCGCCTACGACACCAGCAAAGGTGCTGTGGAGACGATGATCAAATCGCTATGCGTTTCACTTGCGCCGCTGGGGATTCGTGTAAACGGCATGGCCCCCGGACTCGTCCGAACGCCGCTGACCAATATCATCGAAACCGATGAACGATTTCAGCGCTGGATGCAGCTCCATACACCCAACGGCGACGTTCCCTCGAGCGATGCCTGCGGCGGCGCTGCAGTGTTTCTGCTCAGCGATGAAGCGTGGCATGTCCATGGTCAGATGCTGCTCGTCGACGGTGGCATGAGCGCCTGGCAACAGCCTGACATGCCGGACAATTTTGTATGA
- the cysN gene encoding sulfate adenylyltransferase subunit CysN yields the protein MSHQSDLIATDILEYLSQHERKELMRFITCGSVDDGKSTLIGRLLYESKMVFEDHLSALKKVTAKHGTTGEEMDLALLLDGLQDEVQQGITIDVAYRYFSTDKRKFIIADTPGHEQYTRNMATGASTADLAIILIDARKGVLTQTKRHSFIVSLLGIKHVVIAINKMDLVDYSQETFEQIKADYQAFAARLDLPDVHFLPLSALKGENVVRPSEKMPWYQGSPLMHLLETVYIGSDRNLEDFRFPVQYVNRPNLDFRGFCGTVASGIVRKGDEIMAIPSRKTSRIKSIVTHEGDVEEAYAPLSITLTLEDEIDISRGDMIVRPGNVPRVEQKFEAMIVWMSEEPLVPGKGYLVKQTSRITPAQIQTVRYQVDVNSLHRKESPTLKLNEIGRCSLVTATPLCFDSYRRNRSTGAFIIIDRLTNGTVGAGMILDRTQDGGSQDLWDSEPVTAASDQTTSVSATEREARFGQKPVTLLLTGLTGSGKSSTAYAVERKLFAQGRAVAVLDGQQLRRGISKDLGFSSEERSENLRRGSEVARLFNDAGLIVIAAFLAPEEAVRQRAAGLIGAEKFLVVHLDAPLELCKQRDTDGQYKLAEEGKIVNFPGISAPYEAPANPDLVLDTSKLSIDECASKIVDLLTAKKYID from the coding sequence TACCTGTCGCAGCACGAACGCAAAGAGCTGATGCGTTTCATCACCTGCGGCAGTGTCGACGACGGCAAGAGCACCCTCATTGGACGGCTCTTGTACGAGTCGAAGATGGTGTTTGAAGACCATCTCTCCGCGCTCAAAAAAGTGACTGCCAAACATGGCACCACGGGCGAAGAGATGGATCTCGCACTCTTGCTCGACGGCTTGCAAGACGAAGTGCAGCAAGGGATCACGATCGACGTGGCCTATCGCTACTTCTCGACCGACAAACGCAAGTTCATCATCGCCGACACGCCGGGGCACGAGCAGTACACTCGCAACATGGCAACCGGCGCATCGACAGCCGATCTCGCCATCATCTTGATCGACGCCCGCAAAGGTGTTCTCACACAGACGAAGCGTCACTCGTTCATCGTCAGCTTGCTCGGCATCAAGCACGTGGTGATTGCGATCAACAAGATGGATCTGGTCGACTACAGCCAAGAGACGTTCGAGCAGATCAAAGCCGACTACCAAGCCTTCGCCGCACGGCTCGATTTGCCCGACGTGCACTTCCTGCCACTCTCGGCGCTCAAGGGTGAAAACGTCGTCCGCCCGAGCGAAAAGATGCCTTGGTATCAAGGCTCGCCACTGATGCACCTGCTCGAAACGGTGTATATCGGCAGCGACCGGAACCTCGAAGATTTCCGCTTTCCTGTGCAGTACGTGAATCGCCCGAACCTCGATTTCCGCGGTTTTTGCGGCACCGTGGCCTCGGGCATCGTGCGCAAGGGTGACGAGATCATGGCGATCCCGTCGCGAAAAACCAGCCGCATCAAATCGATTGTGACCCACGAGGGTGATGTCGAGGAAGCGTACGCGCCACTCTCGATCACGCTCACGCTGGAAGATGAAATCGATATCAGCCGCGGCGACATGATTGTTCGTCCCGGCAACGTGCCGCGTGTTGAGCAAAAGTTTGAAGCGATGATCGTCTGGATGTCGGAAGAACCACTCGTTCCCGGCAAAGGCTACTTGGTGAAGCAAACCTCGCGGATCACTCCCGCGCAGATTCAAACGGTACGCTATCAGGTCGATGTGAACTCGCTGCATCGCAAAGAATCGCCGACACTGAAGCTCAACGAAATTGGTCGCTGCTCGCTCGTCACCGCCACGCCGCTTTGCTTCGACTCGTATCGGCGTAACCGCAGCACCGGCGCGTTCATCATCATCGATCGCCTCACCAACGGCACTGTTGGTGCCGGCATGATCCTTGATCGAACCCAAGATGGTGGCTCGCAAGACCTGTGGGATTCGGAGCCTGTCACCGCTGCCAGCGACCAGACGACCAGCGTGAGCGCCACCGAACGCGAAGCTCGCTTTGGACAAAAGCCTGTCACGCTACTCCTGACGGGGCTCACCGGATCGGGCAAATCGTCGACCGCTTATGCCGTCGAGCGCAAGCTGTTTGCACAAGGTCGCGCTGTGGCGGTGCTCGATGGCCAGCAGTTGCGACGAGGGATCAGCAAGGACCTCGGCTTCAGCAGCGAAGAGCGGAGCGAGAACCTGCGTCGCGGCTCGGAAGTGGCCCGCCTCTTCAACGATGCTGGGTTGATTGTGATTGCTGCGTTTCTCGCTCCTGAAGAAGCGGTTCGCCAACGTGCGGCCGGTTTGATCGGTGCCGAGAAATTCCTGGTGGTGCATCTCGATGCGCCGCTCGAGCTTTGCAAGCAGCGCGACACCGATGGTCAGTACAAACTGGCCGAAGAGGGAAAAATCGTCAATTTTCCAGGCATTTCGGCACCTTATGAAGCGCCAGCGAATCCCGATCTGGTCCTCGACACCAGCAAGCTTTCGATCGATGAGTGTGCCAGCAAAATCGTCGACTTGCTGACGGCAAAGAAGTACATCGATTAA